The nucleotide window CTGATGCTGGCGATCAGCCCGCGGCTCACCTTGATCGCCCTGGCAACAGTGTCCGTCAGCATGGCGGCGGCCACCTGGATTGCCCGGAAAACGCAGCGCTATTACGCGGAAAACCAAAAAGCCCTGGGAGAAATGAACGGAACGATTGAAGAGGCGTTTACCGGCCACCAGGTCATTAAGGCTTTCAATATGGAACAAGACGCCATCCGGAATGTGGCAGCGCTCAATCAGGCCCTTTACAAGGCCCGGCAGCAAGGCGCAATTCATCACCTACGCGGTAGACCCGGCGATCCGGTTATGCAACCAGATGGGCTATATCTTAATTGCCGTGCAGGGCGCGCTATTGGTCACACAGGGCAGGATATCCATCGGCAGCATCCAGGCTTTTTTCCAGTATGTCAATCAAGCTTCGGAACCGCTCACGCAACTGGCGCATATTGTCAATGCCCTGCAGGGGGCCATTGCGGCGGCGGAACGGGTTTTTGCGCTGCTGGATGAGGAGGAGGAAGCCCCCAATCCCCCAAATCCGCGGGAAATCTCTTTGCCCCAGGGCAATGTCGCCTTTGAACATGTGCGTTTCGGGTATCAGGAGGACACCGTTTTGATGAACGATATCAACTTCCGGGCAAAAGCCGGCGATAAAATCGCGATAGTCGGCCCCACCGGCGCGGGCAAGACGACTCTGATCAATCTGCTGATGCGGTTTTATGAGCTGCAGGACGGAAGAATCACCATTGACGGGGTGGATATCACCGCAATGCGCCGCAGCCGCCTGCGCTCACTGCTGGGCATGGTCCTGCAGGATACTTGGCTTTTTGGCGGAACCATCGAGGAAAACATTGCCTACAGCCGGAAAAATGCGACCCGCCAGGAGGTGATTCAAGCCTCCAAAGCCGCCCGGGCGGACCATTTCATCCGGACGCTGCCCGCGGGGTATCAAACAGTTCTGGACGATGAGGCGGCCAATATCTCCCAGGGCCAGCGCCAGTTGCTCACCATTGCCAGGGCCCTTCTGGCCGACCCCGCCATCCTGATCCTGGATGAAGCCACCTCCAGTGTGGATACCCGCACCGAACTCGAAATCCAAAAAGCAATGGCTGCGCTAATGAAGGGCCGAACCAGCTTCATCATTGCCCACCGCCTCTCCACCATCCGGGATGCTGACCATATCCTGGTGATGAAAAGCGGTGCGATCATCGAACAGGGGACGCACACCGAGCTGATGAAGCAAAACAGTTTTTACGCCGATTTGTACAACAGCCAGTTTGCCTCAACTGTGCTATAGACAATACTTGTCACCATTGGTTTTTTCTTTTAAACGTCCTGCTTCAGTCCAAAAGGCGTTATGCCGTTTTACACGAACCGGCATAACGCCTTGGTTAAATGCCTTTTAGGCACGCTAGAAACTTCTGCTGCTTAGTAACCTTCCTGTTCTCCACTCGCAGTGTCATCTTCCCTGCGCTTTCTGCTCAAGCAAAATAGAAGGGTAAAAAGCCGATTTGGCGAATAGACACGATAACTGCCTGGATTCCATCTTGTTGCCACCATGTTACAATAATATGCTGTCTCTTGTCCGGAAAAGTATATCTGCTTACGTACGCCCGGTTACACCGGGCGCATTCGTCCCCGCCAGCTCCCGCTATTGTGCCGCCGGATACTGGTCATAATCAATCATGGTGCCAACACCCAAATGCACGTAAATCTCGGGATACCCAGCCACCGGCAGCCAGTAGCCGATGATGGTTCTGCCGCCGGATTCTCCCTTAGAATAGGCGGCCTGCTGAGAGGCCAGCGCCTGATTCGCCAGACAGCCCCGGTGTCGTCCCGGCTCGCCGATGGAAGAACACTTGATGCCCGGCGCGCCCCCTGCTTTACCGCAGGCTTCATTCACAGCCAGGATTTCCCGGTTTTTATGCACCAGCATAACCGGGTCGGGAAAACTTCCCCACATCATCTGAAACGCTTCAATGACTTTATCTTCCATAGTCACTTTTCCTCCTCTGTTTTTATCCTCATTTGCTGCCGGCCGTCTCTATTTGCTACTTATCTTGCTGGAATGCTTCTCGTTCCAATAGCCTTTGCGTGTATTTTCCCCAAGCGGCTTCCCCTTCTTCTGCCCACCATTTTTCAAAATAGCGGTCACCCTTATCGGGGGCAGAAGCTGCAGCGGGCTGCGAAAAAGTACTGCGGCACCCCGCTTGCGGCTGGTTCGCCTCCTTATGGTAACCCTGACTGCCGAACAGCAGCCGCGTCAGGATGACGAGCCCCGTCCCCTGCCAGTACGTGATTTCCCTCCAGCCCCAGATATCAGGCAGCAGGCTGTTCCACAGCAGCATGACAAAAAAGCCAAAGCCAAGGCCAAGCAGTATGGATAATACCAGTCCGAGACCAAGTTGAACCAGGATATGCCTCGTTTTCGTTATGCAAAAATTACACTGCCATTGCACTGTATATCACCTCTATCATTACAAATCATTCCTCCTGCAGCAGCCTGCGCAGCGTCTGTGTCGCCCGGCTTTTCCGCGACAGCAGCGTGCCGATGGGCTCTCCCCATTTTAGCGACAATTCTTTAAAAGTACAGCCTTCCAGTTCGGTAGCCACCCAAACGGCCCGCTGATTGGGCTCTAGCTTCAGTAACGCACTTCTTAAACGTAAGGCAAATTCTTTCTTTTCTACCAGGCTTTCCACATCGCCGTTCGGGTCAATCAGGTTCTCGCCTTGCGGCAGACCCGTGACCTGATCCACAGCATCTAAGGATAACGGCGGCTTTGCCTGCCGAAAACGGTCCCATATTTTATGCTTTACCGACTGGTACAGATAAGCAGCCAGGTTTTCCACCTGGCTGTCAGTCGTCATCCGGTTATATACATTAAATAGCACATCAGCCACAATATCTTCCGCATCCATAGCGGAAATACCGTTCAGCCTTTGTCGCACATAGCGCAGCAGCTTAGGCTGCTCCTTCTGCATGACACTGACAAATTCATTTTGTTGTTTGCGCACAATAAAACATTCCTCTATTGCATTTTCAGCCATCATTCCCATTCATTTCATTATGATACCAGCCTGGTTCCACTCAAAGCGACCGATTTCCTGCCAATGCGCGACAGCTAAGAAAAAATACGGAAATACCTGTCAACTGCTC belongs to Acetonema longum DSM 6540 and includes:
- a CDS encoding RNA polymerase sigma factor, which gives rise to MRKQQNEFVSVMQKEQPKLLRYVRQRLNGISAMDAEDIVADVLFNVYNRMTTDSQVENLAAYLYQSVKHKIWDRFRQAKPPLSLDAVDQVTGLPQGENLIDPNGDVESLVEKKEFALRLRSALLKLEPNQRAVWVATELEGCTFKELSLKWGEPIGTLLSRKSRATQTLRRLLQEE